Below is a genomic region from Gemmatimonadota bacterium.
CATCCAGCCAGTTGGGCCTCGGCGAGGGCCTGCATGGTTCCGCCCAGCTCGCGCCGGCGACGGTCGCCACCGAGGTCCGCTTCGCCTCCATCGACGCGGGACACGACACCACATGCGGGCTGACCGCCGAGGGAGTCGGGTACTGCTGGGGCCGGGGCGCGCTCGGCGCGGAAGGCGACAGCCTCGACGGAGACGCCTGGATCAGCTACACGCCCGTGGAGATTCCGGGTGTCCGGCTCAGCGAGATCCGACCGGGCGGCTACGTCCGCTCACTCGAGGATCCGCCGGTCGCGAGTTTCGCGTGTGGATTGGGCGTCGGCGGAGCGTTGTACTGTTGGCAGTCGAGTGATTGGGCCGGCGTAGGGGTCGAACCGGTCGTGATCGCACCGGGTCCGTTCGAAGCCGCTTCCCTGTTCGGCGAGCGGGTCTGCACGCTGGACGGGACCGGCGAGGTTGAGTGCCGGAGCCCGCTCGCCTGGTCGCAGCCGGATCTGCCCGCCGGAGAGCTCCGATTCGTGACGCTGGGCGTCGGACTCGACCATGTTTGTGGAGCGGTCGAGAATGGATTGGCGTACTGCTGGGGGCTAAGCGAGCACGGCCAACTGGGCGACGGTGTTCGGGTACACCTGGAGCCCATGCCTCCCGTTCAGGTGATCGAGCCGGAATAATGCATCCAACCTTCATCCGCGCCGCCGGCCTCGTGTCGCTCGGCTGGGTTTCAGCCTGTGGTCTGATCACGGACTCCTCCGGCCCGGCTGAGATTCGCGTTTCGATGTCCGAAGTGTCGCTCCGTGCGCGGGACTCCGTTCGGCTGAGCGCGGTCGTAATCGACGACGGCGGCGACCGAATCCTCCCTGTGCGCCTTGAATGGAGCAGCTCGGACACGAGCGTCGCCACGGTCGATTTCACGGGGCTCCTGATGGGGGTCGGAGCCGGGAGCGCGGAGATTCGCGTGACGACGGGAGGGAGAGTCGGCGTCGCGTTCGTGAGCGTGGAACCTCGCGGGTTTACCAGCCTGTCTCTGGGGGACGACCAGTCGTGCGGCATTACGGTCTCCAGACGTGCCTACTGCTGGGGGCACAACGGCGGAAGCGGACTCGGGACCGGGGAGGATTCGCCCGACCTACTATCTCCCACTCTCGTGCAGGGGGACATCGAGTTCTCTTCCATCTCGGTCGGGATTCACCACGTCTGCGGAATCTCAACCGAGGGAGAAGCCTACTGCTGGGGAGCGAACCCGGACGGCCGCCTCGGCGTCGGGGACACAGACTCCCGTACCGGGCCCTCTACCGTCCTGGGCAACGGGAAGTTCACCGCGATCAGCGCGGGCGATGATCACACCTGCGCGGTGGACGAGAGCGGCCGCGCATATTGCTGGGGGAGCAACTGGTTCAGCCAGTTGGGGCTCGGCGAATCGGAGCGCCGGACGGAACGGCACGTACCGACCCCCGTGCTGACCGATGTGCTGTTCAGCTCGATCGATGCGGGCCGGACCAGCACCTGTGGCGTCAGCACCGGCGAGGCCGGCTACTGCTGGGGAGACGGAGCGCTCGGCACCGAAGGAGACCTCTTCGACAGAGGCTCATGGGTCGGTTTCACGCCCATCGAGATCCCCGCCTTCCAATGGCGGGATGTCCAGACCAGCAAATTTCTTCTCATGAATTCGCAGATCTGGGCAATTTCGTGCGGCCTCGATGTCCTGGGCGCCCTGTACTGTTGGCAAAACCAGGAGTGGGGAGGAATCGGGGTCGATCCGGCGCTCATCGGAGCCGGCCCGTTCGAGGCGATGTCGCTGGAAAACCTGCGCGTGTGCGCACTGCCCGCGAGCGGGGAGCCGTTCTGCCGGAACGCGGGACGTTGGAACGATCCCGGCCGGCCGATGGGGATTCCCTTCGTGTCCGTCGAGCGCGGCGCATTCCATACGTGCGGCCTGACGGCCAACGGCCTCGCCTACTGTTGGGGAAGTAACCGATCCGGCGAACTGGGTAACGGGACTATCGACTCATCCGGGTTGGGCGTGGACGAGCCGGTTCAGGTGGTCGAGCCCGAGTGAGCGTTCCCCTCGACGACTAACTCGACAGATCCTATCGACGGGTTGCCCTGCCGGACCGGGGACGTGCCGAAGCGACAGCCCAGGCTGAAAGGCATATGAGCGAGCGGAGCGGCCCGGTGATCGTCCTCCTGCGTGGCATCAACGTCGGCGGACATGGCCGGCTGCCCATGGATGAGCTCACGCGGATCCTGCAGGAACTGGGGCTGGAGGACATCGCGACCTACATCCAGAGCGGCAACGCGGTGGGCCGGATGGTAGGCGCGCCGTCCCCGACGCTGGGCGAGGATATCGCGTCGGCCGTTCAGGAGCGGCGCGGATTCCGGCCACAGGTCCTCGTACTGGCGGTCGATCGACTACATGAGGCGATCGATGCGAATCCGTTTCCGGAGGCCGCCGCCGACCCCAAGTCGCTGCACCTGTGGTTCCTCGCCGAAGAGCCATCGAGCCCGGACATGGAGTCGCTGGCCCGCGTCGCGTCGGCGTCCGAACGGTTCCGTCTCGCCGGCGACGTCTTCTACCTCCACGCCCCGGACGGCGTCGGCCGCTCGAAGCTGGCCGCGAGCGTCGAGAAGTTCCTGGGGGTCGCGGCCACGGCCAGGAACTGGCGCACCGTGCAGAAGCTGCGGGAAATGGCCGAAGCCGTGCCCTGAACCGCGGTCCGCGCCTCGGAGCCGCACGGGGGGTCAGGCCGGCAGCAGCGCCGACTCTGTGATGATCGCCCGCCAGGTCTCCGACGCGGTCGGATGCTCCGGGCGCCACGTCGAGTGCTCCCTCAACTTCCTGTTCGACACGCGCTGCGACCGCAGCACCATCTCGAGCATCGTGCCTTCCAGACCGTGGTCCAGGTCCTCCGGGAAACTCAGCCGGTTCTCGCCGACTGCACGCTCCAGGGCCGCGAAGTAGTCGGCCCGTCGGAGAGGTTCGTCGTCGGCGACGTTGTACACGCCGGACTGGACCGAGAGCGCGGCGACGACCGCGGACGCGGCGTCGTCTGCGTGAATCGTGGAGAGAAAGGAGGACAGAGGCCCCAGGCACGCGGCTACCCCCTGCCGGGCGGCCCCGATGGTATCGACGGTGTGCGCGCTGTCAGGAGCGTGGAACGTGGCGAACCGCAGCACGACCGCCTCTCGGTCACTTTTTCCGAACGCGAGCGCGGCGGATTCCGCGTCGAGAGAGGACTCGGTCACCCAGGTCGTCGAGACGGGAGCTTCTTCGTCGAGCCACTCGTCGCCACCATCGGCATACAACAAGGCGATGGACTCCTGTACGAAGCGCCTGACGCCACCTCGGAGCGCCGCCTCGGAGAGATTGGCGGCCCCCTCACGGCGAACCCGGTGGTTCCTGGCCCAGGCCTGCTCCGACATCGCCTCCGAAGCGGGCGGAATCGCCGTGGCCAGGTTCACCACTACGTCGTGGCCGCGCACGGCGCGTTCCAGTGCCGCCTGATCGAAGAGGTCGCTTCGGTCAGGTCGGGCACCCAAGGTTCTCAGTGTTTGTTCGGTGTCGTCCGTACGAGCCAGGGCGGTCACCTCGTGACCTTCACGCACCAGCGACTCCACGACGCGGCGTCCGATCACGCCGGTCCCTCCAGCAACGAATACCCTCATGATCTTCCTCCCCAGTCAGTCTTGAAGCTCGATCCATAATTCAGGATATCTTTTATCCAGGATATGTTCTATCTTGATTTAGGTCAAGGGCCTCGTCGAGACGGTTGACGGAGAGAACGACTACGAGCAGTGTCCTGGATATCTCCTATACAGAATTGGGGCGCAGACATGAGGATGAGTGAAGGCGTCGAATGGGCCGTGCACTGCCTTTCGGTTCTCGCGTCGGCGCCCGAAGGCCGCGCGCTTCCGGCTCGTCGACTGGCCGAGGTGCACGGCGTGCCGACGGCCTACCTGACCAAGCATCTTCAGAAGCTGGCCGCGCAGGGAATAGTCTCGTCCTCGCCCGGGCCCCGCGGCGGCTTCGTACTGGCCCGACCGGCCAATGAGATCACGTTGTTGGACGTGGTAGAGGCGGTCGACGGGGCCGAGCCCGCTTTTCGTTGCGCCGAGATCCGTCAGCGTGGCCCGACGGCGGTGGAGGCCGAGTGCTACCAACGCCCGTGCGGAATTGCTGCGGCGTTCGCGCGTGCCGATCTGCGTTGGCGGGAGGAGCTACGGGAAACGACGCTGGCGATGCTCGTCGCCGACATCCCGAACACCGTCCATCCACGTCAGCTGAAGGCCGCGGAGACCTGGCTCGCCGAGGTCTTCGCCGATTAGCGCGGGCCACGCCGCTGCAACAATGACCCCGCTCGAGGGATTGGAGTCCGCCTCACTCCCGCGCCCCCACCGATCCCAACTCCACCAGCCGCGTCGCAACCTTCACCTCCATGGTCGAGTCGGCGGAGTGGTCGATCAGGCCGATCAGCGTGTGCGCCGCGCGCTCTCCGACTACGGCTCCGGAGTGGCGGATGTGGGTCACGCTGGGGAACAGGAAGTACGGTGCCTGACCGTCGCTGATGGCGAGCAGCGCGACGTCTTGGGGGACGCGGGCCCCGCGCCGCATCAGCAGATGGTGGGCGCGCACGAGCAGCTCGTCGGACATGGCGAATACCGCCGTTACGTCGGGGTGCGCGTCGAGCGCCGAACCAAGCTGCCCGGGCAGCTCGTCGAGCAGTGAGACCCGCAGCAGAAGATCTTCCTCGAGCGGCGCCCCCGCGGACGCGAACGCCCGCTGGAAGCCGCGACGCCGGAGCTTGCTGATGCGCTGCCTGTCATCGGCGAACAGACCGATCGCGCGGCGATGTCCGTTGCGCAGCAGGTACTCCGCGGCCTCGGCTCCTACGCGCTCGTCGTCGATCGTGACGGCGGAGTGCTCGTCGGTGCGAATCGTCTTGTCGAGCAGCACCACCGGGATGCCCGCGTCGCCCAGCGTGCGCAGGTGGGCCAGGTCCGACGTCTCCGAGGAGAGCGCGAGCAGCACCCCGTCCACCGAAAGGCGCACGCAGTCCTCGAGCAGCCGCCGCTCCTGCACGATCGCGTCCTCCGACTGGAACACGATCAGCGAGTAGTCGTTGCGTTGCGCTACGCCGTTGATCCCCGTCACGAGCGACGGCACGAAGAAGGTGTTCATCTCGGGCACCACGAGCGCCAGGAGGCGCGAGTACTTGGCACGGAGGTAGCGCGCCCGGTAGTTGGGGATGTAGTGCAGCTCCTGCGCGACATCGCGCACGCGGGCCTTCGTTTCCTCGTGAATGTCCGGGTGGTCCGCGAGCGCCCGAGACACCGTGGGCACCGACACGCCCACGCGCTTCGCGATGTCCTTCAGCGTGATACGCTCTCGTGACATGCTGGCGATGGCCCTCCGTTCCGACCCCGTTTGTAAACGATTGCGATATCGTTTGCGCAACTTCTTGCGGTATTTTCCCTTGCGCAAGGTGGGTCGGCCGGGCAGTGAATCGATGATACGCCTTGCAGCCGGACTGCCCGAAAAGGGGGGAAGTATGCCGCGGACCCGCGTAAGCCTCTTCATCGCTATCGCGACCTTTTTCGCCTCGACCACCCTGACAGCACAGCAGACCACGACCGTTCGCGGTACCGTGACGGCAGACGATGGGCGCGCGCTGGCGGGCGCCGTCGTTCGGGTCGAAGGGACCACCACCAGTACGCTCACCGACGCCGGCGGCGCCTACTCGCTGGAGGTCCGGGGCGAGGGAGAGGCGAGCATCACCACGTCCTTCCTCGGCTACAGCCCCGGCGCCCAGACCGTGAACCTGTCCGGCGCCACGCTCACCGTGGATTTCGTGCTGGGCCGCGACCCCCTGGGGCTGGACGCGCTCATCGTGACGGGCGTAGCCAACGAGAACACGAAGATCGAGTCGAGCGTCTCCATCACGACGTTGGATCCGACGGTCGTGGCGGCTTCGGCGCCGCGCACCACCGCGGAGATCTTCCGGACGATTCCCGGCATCCGCTCCGAGGCGTCCGGCGGCGACGGCAACACCAACATCACCGTCCGCGGCGTGCCGATCTCGGCCGGCGGCTCGAAGTACCTGCAGCTCCAGGAGGACGGCCTGCCGATCTTCCTCTTCGGCGACATCGCGTTCGCCACCTCGGACATCTTCCTGCGCAACGACGCGAACCTGGCGCGGATCGAGGCGATCCGGGGCGGCTCCGCGTCGACGCTGGCCACCAACTCGCCGGCGGGGATCATCAACTTCATCTCCAAGACCGGCGAGACGGCTAGCGGCAGCGTCGCCACGACGGTGGGGCTCGACCACGACATGAACCGGCTCGACTTCGACTACGGATCGCCGTTCGGGGACGGGCTGGCGTTCCACGTGGGCGGGTTCCTGCGCTCGGGCGAGGGCCCGCGTGACGTGGGCTACACCGCCAACCGCGGCGGGCAGCTCAAGGCGAACCTGACGAAGCTGTTCGATGGCGGGTACGCGCGGCTCTACTTCAAGTATCTGGACGACCGGACGCCGGCGATCATGCCCATGCCGATCCAGGTCAGCGGGACCAACGACGATCCGGACTGGGAAGACGCCCCCGGACTCGACGCCACGCTCGAGACCACGCACAGCGTCTTCCTGCAGTCCAACTTCGGGCTCGACGCCAACGGCGCGCCGCGCTCGAGCGACGTGACCGACGGCATGCGCGCGCTGTCCCGCGCCATCGGAGCCGAGGTCGCCTTCGACCTCGGCGACGGCTGGAGCGTGGAGAGCCGCGCCCGGTTCGCCGTCAACTCGGGCGCCTTCCGGGCGCCCTTCACCGCGGCGGTGGGGCCCACGGCGAGCATTCTGACTTCGGTCGGCGAGTCGATCGACCGGGATCTCACCGGCGCCACGCTGACCGTCTCGCACACGGGCGATCCGTTCAGCGGCAGCAACCTGCAGGTCATCACGCTCTTCGACACTGAGCTGCAGAACTTCGACAACACCATGCTGGACACGCGCATCTCCAAGCAGGTCGAGGGCGTGACCGTCAGCGCCGGCCTGTTCAAGGGCATCCAGCGCGTCGCGATGGACTGGCTGTGGAGCAACTTCCTGATGGAGATCCAGGGCGAGAACGCGGGCCTGATCGACATCACGACCGCCGCCGACGGCACGATCTCCGAGAGCGGGCAGTACTCCTACGGCGTGCCGGCCTTCGGCAACTGCTGCCAGGTCCAGTTCAACAGCACCTACGACGTCACGGCGCCGTACGGCGCGATAGAGATCGAGGCGAGCGACCAGCTCACCCTGAGCGGCAGCTTCCGCGTGGACATCGGCGACGTCACGGGCGTGGGCCACGGCGGCGTGCAGGGCACCGCCGACGTCAACAACGACGGCGAGATCGCGCCCATCGAGGAGAGCGTATCGGTGGTCGACCAGTCGCAGGACAACCCGGTCGACTACGAGTACGACTACGTGTCCTTCTCGTTCGGGGCCAACGTGCTGCTGAACGAGGACCGCGCGATCTTCGGCCGCTTCAGCCGTGGCTCCTCGGCCAAGGCGGACCGCGCGATCTTCCCGACGGGGATCTACATCGAGCCCATCCAGTTCGGGCCGAAGGACGAGATCGAACAGGCCGAGCTGGGCATCAAGCAGCAGTTCGCCAACGGCGGCCTGTTCATCACGGGCTTCTACGCCAACACCACCGAAGAGGGCGGCTTCGAGGCGACCACGCAGCAGGTGATCGAGACCGACTACCAGGCGCTGGGCGTGGAGGTGGAGGGTGCGTTCGCGTTCGACGCGTTGGACCTGCGCGGCGCCGCGACGTTCACCGACGCGGAGATCACGTCGGGCGACAACGACGGCAACACGCCGCGCCGCCAGCCGAAGCTCATGTACAACCTGCTCGGGTCCTACCAGACCGAGCCCGGGCACAACTTCGGCCTCAGCCTGATCGGCCAGACGCGGGCGTACGCGCAGGACGTGAACGAGCTGGTGATGCCGGCCTACGCGATCCTCAACGGCTTCGTCGGCATCGAGGTCTCCGGCAACCTCAGGTTCGTGGTGGGCGCCAACAACCTGTTCGACTCCATCGGCATCACCGAGTCGGAGGAGGGGTCCATCACGGAGAACCAGGTCAACCTCGTGCGGGCACGCTCGATCACGGGCCGGTCGCTTACGGCTTCGGTCGAGTACGGCTTCTGATCGTCTGACTCAGGGAGGGACCGCCACCGAAGCCGAGGCGTCGCGGCGGTCCCTCCCCGAGCCGGACTCCCAAAGCACCGAGAATTGACGACCACCCCCACGCTGGGCGCGATCGACCTCGCGATCATCGGCGCGTACTTCGTGTTCGTGATCGGGCTGGGGTTCTTCCTTCGTGGGCGGCAGCGCTCCGAGGAGGACTACTTCCTGGCGGGGCGCTCGCTGTTCTGGCCGGTGATCGGCTTCTCGCTGTTCGCATCGAACATGGGCAGCATCAGCCTGGTCGGGCTGGCGGAGAGCGGCTACAACGCCGGTTTCGCGGTCTTCAGCTACGAGTGGATGGCGGCGGTGGTCCTGGTGCTGTTCGCCGTGTTCTTCCTCCCGTTCTACCTGAAGGCCCGGGTGTACACCATCCCCGAGTTCCTGGAGCGCCGCTACGGATCGTTCGCGCGCTACTACTTCTCGGGCGTCACCATCACGCTCAACGTATTCATCGACATCGCGTCGGGTCTGTTCGCCGGCGCCGTCGTCCTGCGCATGGTGTTCCCGCAGCTCTCGTTCGTGGAGATCGTCTGGATCATCTCCATCGTCGCGGCGCTGTACACGCTGATGGGCGGCCTGGCGTCGGTGGTCTATACCGACACCGTTCAGGCCGTGCTGCTGATCCTCGGCTCGGTGGTGATCACCGTGATCGCCTACGGGCGGGTGGGAGGCTGGGAAGGGATCACGCAGGCGGTCGACCCGTCGTACCTGGAGATCGTGCGGCCCATCGACGACGCCACGCTGCCGTGGCCCGGCCTCTTCACCGGCGTCTTCCTGCTCGGCTTCTACTTCTGGATCACGAACCAGTTCATCGTCCAGCGCGCGCTGGCGTCGAGGACGACGGAGCAGGGGCAGTGGGGTGCGATCTTTTCGGGGTTCCTGAAGATCCTGCCGCTCTTCATCATGGTGCTGCC
It encodes:
- a CDS encoding LacI family DNA-binding transcriptional regulator; protein product: MSRERITLKDIAKRVGVSVPTVSRALADHPDIHEETKARVRDVAQELHYIPNYRARYLRAKYSRLLALVVPEMNTFFVPSLVTGINGVAQRNDYSLIVFQSEDAIVQERRLLEDCVRLSVDGVLLALSSETSDLAHLRTLGDAGIPVVLLDKTIRTDEHSAVTIDDERVGAEAAEYLLRNGHRRAIGLFADDRQRISKLRRRGFQRAFASAGAPLEEDLLLRVSLLDELPGQLGSALDAHPDVTAVFAMSDELLVRAHHLLMRRGARVPQDVALLAISDGQAPYFLFPSVTHIRHSGAVVGERAAHTLIGLIDHSADSTMEVKVATRLVELGSVGARE
- a CDS encoding sodium:solute symporter, which gives rise to MTTTPTLGAIDLAIIGAYFVFVIGLGFFLRGRQRSEEDYFLAGRSLFWPVIGFSLFASNMGSISLVGLAESGYNAGFAVFSYEWMAAVVLVLFAVFFLPFYLKARVYTIPEFLERRYGSFARYYFSGVTITLNVFIDIASGLFAGAVVLRMVFPQLSFVEIVWIISIVAALYTLMGGLASVVYTDTVQAVLLILGSVVITVIAYGRVGGWEGITQAVDPSYLEIVRPIDDATLPWPGLFTGVFLLGFYFWITNQFIVQRALASRTTEQGQWGAIFSGFLKILPLFIMVLPGVMALVLYPDLADARDAYPRLLFDLLPAGLLGLTLAGFIGALMSSVDSGLNAAATLFTFDFYKKRRPDASEKDAVRIAKVMIGVFMVVAALWAPYINSFPSFWDYLQMVLSFLTPPVVALFIFGLFSKRPSTAGANAAIGVGATLSALGVLYKGWVNLNPGRQDILPHYLYLAGIIFLVCTVVLFAVSAARPDTAERDWESVLWTPAHYRAETVALAGRSVFANYRYQAVLLLGLIAVLLIIF
- a CDS encoding NAD-dependent epimerase/dehydratase family protein encodes the protein MRVFVAGGTGVIGRRVVESLVREGHEVTALARTDDTEQTLRTLGARPDRSDLFDQAALERAVRGHDVVVNLATAIPPASEAMSEQAWARNHRVRREGAANLSEAALRGGVRRFVQESIALLYADGGDEWLDEEAPVSTTWVTESSLDAESAALAFGKSDREAVVLRFATFHAPDSAHTVDTIGAARQGVAACLGPLSSFLSTIHADDAASAVVAALSVQSGVYNVADDEPLRRADYFAALERAVGENRLSFPEDLDHGLEGTMLEMVLRSQRVSNRKLREHSTWRPEHPTASETWRAIITESALLPA
- a CDS encoding TonB-dependent receptor, whose amino-acid sequence is MPRTRVSLFIAIATFFASTTLTAQQTTTVRGTVTADDGRALAGAVVRVEGTTTSTLTDAGGAYSLEVRGEGEASITTSFLGYSPGAQTVNLSGATLTVDFVLGRDPLGLDALIVTGVANENTKIESSVSITTLDPTVVAASAPRTTAEIFRTIPGIRSEASGGDGNTNITVRGVPISAGGSKYLQLQEDGLPIFLFGDIAFATSDIFLRNDANLARIEAIRGGSASTLATNSPAGIINFISKTGETASGSVATTVGLDHDMNRLDFDYGSPFGDGLAFHVGGFLRSGEGPRDVGYTANRGGQLKANLTKLFDGGYARLYFKYLDDRTPAIMPMPIQVSGTNDDPDWEDAPGLDATLETTHSVFLQSNFGLDANGAPRSSDVTDGMRALSRAIGAEVAFDLGDGWSVESRARFAVNSGAFRAPFTAAVGPTASILTSVGESIDRDLTGATLTVSHTGDPFSGSNLQVITLFDTELQNFDNTMLDTRISKQVEGVTVSAGLFKGIQRVAMDWLWSNFLMEIQGENAGLIDITTAADGTISESGQYSYGVPAFGNCCQVQFNSTYDVTAPYGAIEIEASDQLTLSGSFRVDIGDVTGVGHGGVQGTADVNNDGEIAPIEESVSVVDQSQDNPVDYEYDYVSFSFGANVLLNEDRAIFGRFSRGSSAKADRAIFPTGIYIEPIQFGPKDEIEQAELGIKQQFANGGLFITGFYANTTEEGGFEATTQQVIETDYQALGVEVEGAFAFDALDLRGAATFTDAEITSGDNDGNTPRRQPKLMYNLLGSYQTEPGHNFGLSLIGQTRAYAQDVNELVMPAYAILNGFVGIEVSGNLRFVVGANNLFDSIGITESEEGSITENQVNLVRARSITGRSLTASVEYGF
- a CDS encoding Rrf2 family transcriptional regulator, encoding MSEGVEWAVHCLSVLASAPEGRALPARRLAEVHGVPTAYLTKHLQKLAAQGIVSSSPGPRGGFVLARPANEITLLDVVEAVDGAEPAFRCAEIRQRGPTAVEAECYQRPCGIAAAFARADLRWREELRETTLAMLVADIPNTVHPRQLKAAETWLAEVFAD
- a CDS encoding Ig-like domain-containing protein, yielding MHPTFIRAAGLVSLGWVSACGLITDSSGPAEIRVSMSEVSLRARDSVRLSAVVIDDGGDRILPVRLEWSSSDTSVATVDFTGLLMGVGAGSAEIRVTTGGRVGVAFVSVEPRGFTSLSLGDDQSCGITVSRRAYCWGHNGGSGLGTGEDSPDLLSPTLVQGDIEFSSISVGIHHVCGISTEGEAYCWGANPDGRLGVGDTDSRTGPSTVLGNGKFTAISAGDDHTCAVDESGRAYCWGSNWFSQLGLGESERRTERHVPTPVLTDVLFSSIDAGRTSTCGVSTGEAGYCWGDGALGTEGDLFDRGSWVGFTPIEIPAFQWRDVQTSKFLLMNSQIWAISCGLDVLGALYCWQNQEWGGIGVDPALIGAGPFEAMSLENLRVCALPASGEPFCRNAGRWNDPGRPMGIPFVSVERGAFHTCGLTANGLAYCWGSNRSGELGNGTIDSSGLGVDEPVQVVEPE
- a CDS encoding DUF1697 domain-containing protein, with product MSERSGPVIVLLRGINVGGHGRLPMDELTRILQELGLEDIATYIQSGNAVGRMVGAPSPTLGEDIASAVQERRGFRPQVLVLAVDRLHEAIDANPFPEAAADPKSLHLWFLAEEPSSPDMESLARVASASERFRLAGDVFYLHAPDGVGRSKLAASVEKFLGVAATARNWRTVQKLREMAEAVP